A genomic stretch from Clavelina lepadiformis chromosome 5, kaClaLepa1.1, whole genome shotgun sequence includes:
- the LOC143458759 gene encoding serine/arginine-rich splicing factor 1B-like, translating into MSRSDCRVYVGNLPPDVREKDVEDLFWKYGKILNVNLKNRRGPPFAFVEFDDHRDADDAVRGRSGYNFDGYRLRVERPRGNSSYNTRPRYVSTFRAQGGPPSRRTKYRVVVSGLPPTGSWQDLKDHMRQAGDVCYADVYKDGSGIVEFVGREDMDLAVKNLDDTKFKSHEGETAYVRVKYDDDRDGSPRRSRSRSRRRSPSYSPRRSSSRSRSRSYDKYQRRSSYSRSRSP; encoded by the exons atgaGTAGATCTGATTGCCGCGTTTATGTGGGTAACCTGCCACCCGATGTGCGTGAGAAAGATGTGGAAGACCTCTTTTGGAAATATGGCAAAATTCTTAATGTAAATTTAAAGAACCGCCGAGGACCGCCATTTGCCTTTGTTGAATTTGATGATCACAG AGATGCAGATGATGCTGTAAGGGGAAGGAGCGGATATAATTTTGATGGATATAGGCTACGGGTTGAACGGCCAAGAGGAAATTCTTCATACAATACTAGACCAAGATATGTATCTACATTCCGTGCTCAAGGTGGTCCTCCATCACGTCGAACAAAGTATAGAGTGGTCGTTTCAG GTCTTCCTCCTACTGGAAGTTGGCAAGACTTAAAAGACCACATGCGTCAAGCTGGAGATGTTTGTTATGCAGACGTCTATAAGGATGGGAGTGGCATTGTTGAATTTGTTGGCAGAGAAGACATGGACTTGGCTGTCAAAAATCTTGATGATACAAAGTTTAAATCACACGAG GGAGAGACCGCGTACGTTAGAGTAAAATATGATGATGATCGTGATGGCTCACCAAGAAGATCGCGATCTCGCAGCCGGAGAAGGTCTCCATCGTATTCCCCACGTAGATCAAGCTCTCGTTCCAGATCACGTTCTTACGACAAGTATCAAAGGCGTTCTTCATATTCACGCTCTCGGTCTCCCTAA
- the LOC143459645 gene encoding broad substrate specificity ATP-binding cassette transporter ABCG2-like isoform X1: MSKNNVIPLSVRVKNGNSIVEDDNVDSVSLQIDSKNTSDERRSVMSFHNLNYSVDIKQGACGSCRASTRKQILSDVSGIMKPGLNAIMGPTGSGKSSLLDILAGRKDPAGLTGQVLINSKPLPTNFKRISGYVVQQDIVLGTLSVRENLWFSANLRLPRSVSKEQKSRRIDEILYDLGLTNCADTKVGNEIIRGISGGEKKRASIGMELITAPTVLFLDEPTTGLDASTANAVMILLKRLGNRGRTIILSIHQPRYSIFRLFDTLTLLSLGKVAYHGPYDQALPYFESLGYHCEEHNNPADFFLDVINGDSTALASVEDVKGNLLYEKLNIANEQPTFSNKQQERIKSNPVSEEVVDLAKEKPSSLADQLNEKFVKSDIFESTQKNLSVLLDKSSGKKVKKDRSIGGSYATSFLYQFRILSKRAFQNVIRNPIASVGNLAINLFVGIIFGVLYFQTDDTAQTGTQNRFGVLFFITTNLMFGSISSIEVFVKERDIFIHEYVSGYYRVISYFLSKLAADLIPMRTISPIIFCSVTYWMVGLKADAGAFFTFLLLVLLTGYCATSIALFFSATFTTFAVASIFITLVFVFSILFSGLLLNTDTIFPWLAWIKYLSTANYGFSGLAVNEFRYQNFSQCAANNSEGAASLLQFAGSVSSQITTMDNQICTTLTGENFLSESLGIGENGLTDWDLWVNVVALSAITFGMFFLTYVQLRRTKVYT, translated from the exons atgagcaaaaataaTGTCATCCCACTATCTGTAAGAGTTAAAAATGGCAACAGTATCGTGGAAGATGATAATGTTGACTCAGTGTCCTTGCAAATCGATTCGAAAAATACTTCTGATGAAAGAAGATCTGTTATGTCATTCCACAATCTCAATTACTCTGTTGATATTAAGCAAGGTGCTTGTGGCAGTTGTCGGGCGTCCACTCGCAAACAGATTTTAAGTGATGTCAG TGGTATCATGAAACCTGGGCTGAATGCTATCATGGGGCCAACTGGAAGTGGAAAATCATC GTTGCTGGACATTTTAGCTGGCCGAAAAGACCCAGCAGGATTAACTGGTCAAGTTTTGATCAACTCAAAACCTCTTCCTACAAACTTTAAGCGTATAAGTGGTTATGTTGTACAG CAAGATATAGTGCTTGGCACTCTTTCTGTCCGCGAAAATCTTTGGTTTTCTGCTAATTTGCGACTTCCAAGGTCTGTGTCAAAAGAACAGAAAAGCCGCAGAATTGACGAGATCTTATACGACCTGGGTCTCACCAACTGTGCTGATACCAAA GTTGGAAATGAAATCATTCGAGGAATTTCAGGAGGTGAAAAGAAACGAGCTTCTATCGGCATGGAGCTCATCACTGCTCCAACGGTGTTATTCCTTGATGAACCCACTACAGGGTTGGACGCATCCACAGCAAATGCTGTCATGATTCTTCTAAAGAG GCTTGGTAATCGAGGCCGAACAATCATCTTGTCAATTCACCAACCTCGATACAGTATTTTCCGACTTTTTGACACTCTCACCCTCCTTTCACTTGGAAAAGTTGCTTATCATGGACCTTATGACCAAGCTTTGCCCTACTTTGAAAGCCTTG GTTATCACTGTGAAGAACACAACAATCCTGCTGACTTTTTTCTCGATGTAATAAATGGAGACTCTACTGCTTTGGCAAGTGTAGAAGATGTCaaag GAAACCTATTATATGAAAAGCTAAACATTGCAAATGAacagccaactttttcaaataaacagcAAGAACGTATAAAATCCAACCCGG tttccGAAGAAGTTGTTGACCTAGCTAAAGAGAAACCTTCAAGTTTAGCGGATCAACTAAATGAGAAGTTTGTGAAATCAGACATTTTTGAATCTACGCAGAAGAATCTTTCAGTCTTATTAGACAAATCATCTG gaaaaaaggttaaaaaagaTCGAAGTATTGGTGGTTCCTATGCAACATCTTTCCTCTACCAGTTTAGAATACTTTCCAAGAGAGCTTTTCAAAACGTTATTCGGAACCCTATTGCTTCTGTTGGAAAC cTTGctattaatttgtttgttggCATTATATTTGGAGTTTTATATTTCCAAACTGATGACACTGCACAAACAGGAACACAAAACAG GTTTGGAGTGCTTTTCTTTATCACGACCAACTTAATGTTTGGCTCTATCAGTTCCAttgaagtttttgttaaaGAGAGAGATATTTTTAT ACATGAGTATGTGTCAGGATACTACAGAGTAATCTCCTACTTCCTCTCAAAGTTGGCCGCGGATCTCATTCCAATGAGGACAATTTCTCCTATTATATTCTGCTCTGTTACGTATTGGATGGTTG GCTTGAAGGCTGATGCTGGAGCTTTCTTCACATTTTTGTTGCTGGTTCTGCTCACTGGCTACTGTGCCACTTCCATTGCTCTCTTCTTCTCGGCTACATTTACAACCTTTGCAGTTGCAAGCATTTTTATCACTCTTGTCTTTGTGTTTTCAATT cttttctCCGGATTGCTCTTAAATACTGATACCATCTTTCCCTGGTTGGCATGGATCAAATACTTGAGTACAGCCAATTACGGTTTCTCG GGATTAGCAGTGAATGAGTTTCGATATCAGAACTTTTCACAGTGTGCTGCCAACAACAGTGAAGGTGCTGCGTCCCTTCTGCAATTTGCGGGTTCAGTGAGCAGCCAGATTACAACGATGGACAATCAAATTTG CACAACTCTCACCGGTGAAAATTTTCTATCTGAATCGTTGGGAATTGGCGAAAACGGCCTTACGGACTGGGATCTTTGGGTTAATGTCGTCGCTTTGTCTGCTATCACATTTGGCATGTTTTTCCTGACGTACGTTCAGCTGAGACGAACAAAGGTTTACACATGA
- the LOC143458758 gene encoding molybdenum cofactor sulfurase-like, translating to MDPDNLYPDNLRCIRELEFPSLKDHVFLDHTGCTLYTTSQINQYAKDLQNNVYANPHSSNQSSNLMSDVVHQVRCAVLAHFNVTPNEYHVVFTSGATDALKLLGKSFCWTKGKSKFVYLEDNHTSVVGIREAAAEHGASSVCLYSKYSNGLTSELSSLLSSYKPAIVKEYLEENEENFENEIHSLFAYPAQSNFSGYKYPLSWIDEVKSKGVCQCLGNETLKPNWSVLLDAASFVATSQLDLSKHTPDFVCLSFYKMFGFPTGLGALLVRCISEDQVNGKKYFGGGAADGYLARQDYYKPRRQLHARLEDGTLPFLNILALKHSFDAVYKITGQSMIKVQLHTFTLIQMLYKQMMALKHINGSSVIKVYCHSKFIDSATQGAIIAFNIMRADGSFVGFHHVLHLAASFNIHMRGGCFCNVGACMSMLGLDPQDLKQTFEAGHACGDHIDLVKGYPVGALRVSLGYMTTKDDIDQFLHFLHECFMEVDTTIVDDADQEIFYDALTNVHPRQPQVFLKDIFLYPVKSCRAMRVSKWDICETGLKYDRSWMVVNDHGVSLTLKREHRLALIQPHIDLEKSTLSLHVDGFGSVVVPLLIDSVPNQTLSVCQTKVCGDRVTVFNCGDEAKLWLSEVLQRPVSLVFKRPEIQRFSKKRSTSTSSSEEQPPTLALTNEAQYLMVSQSTAEYLQQIMVELQVSPDCLLAGEGPSHSGEMTVDTIISRFRSNFVIGGAEPFTEESWSEATINRNTNEPNNGGRVKLHFAGLCNRCSMVCIDANTGKPTVEPLRTLGTLPPPKRLLELTNRDNKSLRRSHFGVYFHTRVAFGSKITIKTGSPVTVNFH from the exons ATGGACCCAGACAATTTATATCCAGACAACTTACGCTGCATTCGAGAGTTGGAATTTCCTTCATTAAAAG ATCACGTTTTTCTTGATCACACTGggtgtacactgtacacaACAAGTCAGATTAATCAGTATGCCAAAGACTTGCAGAACAATGTCTATGCAAACCCCCACAGCAGTAACCAAAGCAGCAACTTAATGTCAGATGTTGTGCATCAG GTTCGTTGTGCAGTGCTAGCTCATTTTAATGTTACTCCTAATGAGTACCATGTTGTATTTACATCGGGTGCTACAGATGCTCTGAAGTTACTTGGAAAATCATTTTGCTGGACAAAAG gaaaatcaaaatttgTGTATCTTGAAGACAACCATACATCTGTTGTTGGTATTCGGGAAGCAGCAGCTGAACATGGTGCTTCTTCTGTTTGTCTGTACAGCAA ATACTCCAATGGGTTAACAAGTGAGTTATCATCATTGTTGTCAAGTTACAAACCTGCAATAGTTAAGGAATATCTGGAAGagaatgaagaaaattttgaaaatga GATTCACAGCTTGTTTGCATACCCTGCACAAAGTAATTTTTCTGGTTACAAGTATCCACTTTCATGGATTGATGAGGTGAAGTCAAAAGGAGTTTGTCAATGTTTAG GCAATGAAACGCTGAAACCAAACTGGTCTGTATTGTTGGACGCAGCAAGCTTTGTAGCCACCTCCCAGTTAGATTTGAGTAAACACACTCCAGATTTTGTGTGCCTTTCATTCTACAAAATGTTTGGGTTCCCTACAG GTCTTGGCGCCCTTTTGGTGAGATGCATTTCAGAAGATCAGGTGAATGGTAAAAAATACTTTGGAGGGGGCGCTGCAGATGGATATTTAGCGAGACAAGATTATTACAAACCAAGGAGACAGTTACATGCAAG GCTAGAGGACGGAACGTTACCTTTCCTGAACATTCTTGCATTGAAACACAGTTTTGATGCCGTCTATAAAATTACTGGACAATCAATGATAAAAGTTCAGCTTCATACATTTACCCTTATTCAGAT GTTGTATAAACAAATGATGGCTCTCAAGCATATCAATGGATCAAGTGTGATAAAAGTTTACTGCCATTCcaaatttattgacagtgctACTCAAGGTGCAATAATTGCTTTCAACATAATGAGAGCAGATGGCAG ttttgttggttttcatCACGTTCTGCACTTGGCTGCATCCTTCAACATTCACATGCGGGGTGGATGCTTTTGTAATGTTGGAGCGTGTATGTCAATGCTTGGCTTAGATCCACAAGATctcaaacaaacttttgaa gCTGGTCATGCATGTGGAGATCACATTGATTTGGTCAAAGGCTATCCAGTCGGTGCCCTCCGAGTGTCACTTGGATACATGACAACAAAAGATGATATTGatcaatttttgcattttctacATGAATGTTTCATGGAAGTTGACACAACCATT GTGGATGATGCAGaccaagaaatattttatgatgCGCTCACAAATGTACACCCCAGACAACCACAAGTATTTTTGAAGGATATTTTTCTTTACCCTGTAAAATCATGCCGAGCGATGAGA GTATCGAAATGGGACATATGTGAAACTGGCTTAAAATATGATCGCTCATGGATGGTCGTTAATGATCATGGAGTGTCGCTGACGTTGAAAAGAGAACACAGGCTGGCTTTGATCCAACCCCACATAGATCTAGAAAAGTCCACTTTGTCACTTCA TGTGGATGGTTTTGGATCTGTTGTTGTACCACTACTGATTGATAGTGTACCAAACCAAACGTTAAGTGTTTGTCAAACGAAAGTTTGTGGAGATAG AGTCACGGTGTTTAACTGTGGTGACGAAGCAAAGTTGTGGCTGTCAGAGGTTTTGCAACGTCCTGTTTCGTTAGTGTTTAAACGTCCAGAGATTCAACGCTTCAGCAAGAAAAGATCAACGAGTACAAGCAGTTCCGAGGAACAACCACCCACTCTGGCCTTGACAAATGAAGCTCAATATCTAATGGTTTCACAGAGCACAGCAGAATACTTGCAGCAGATAATGGTTGAACTGCAAGTTTCACCAGATTGTCTTCTTGCTGGCGAGGGCCCAAGCCACAGTGGTGAAATGACTGTCGACACTATCATTAGCCGGTTCAGGAGCAACTTTGTCATTGGAGGTGCAGAGCCATTCACAGAAGAATCTTGGAGCGAGGCGACTATCAATCGTAATACCAACGAACCAAACAATGGCGGTAGAGTGAAGCTTCACTTTGCTGGCTTATGTAATCGTTGCAGCATGGTGTGCATTGATGCAAACACCGGAAAACCTACAGTTGAACCATTAAGAACGTTGGGTACTCTGCCACCACCTAAACGGTTATTGGAATTAACAAACCGTGACAACAAGTCCTTAAGACGGTCCCACTTTGGTGTTTATTTTCATACCAGGGTTGCCTTTGGATCGAAAATTACCATCAAGACTGGTTCTCCTGTTACTGTGAATTttcattag
- the LOC143459645 gene encoding broad substrate specificity ATP-binding cassette transporter ABCG2-like isoform X2, translated as MSKNNVIPLSVRVKNGNSIVEDDNVDSVSLQIDSKNTSDERRSVMSFHNLNYSVDIKQGACGSCRASTRKQILSDVSGIMKPGLNAIMGPTGSGKSSLLDILAGRKDPAGLTGQVLINSKPLPTNFKRISGYVVQQDIVLGTLSVRENLWFSANLRLPRSVSKEQKSRRIDEILYDLGLTNCADTKVGNEIIRGISGGEKKRASIGMELITAPTVLFLDEPTTGLDASTANAVMILLKRLGNRGRTIILSIHQPRYSIFRLFDTLTLLSLGKVAYHGPYDQALPYFESLGYHCEEHNNPADFFLDVINGDSTALASVEDVKVSEEVVDLAKEKPSSLADQLNEKFVKSDIFESTQKNLSVLLDKSSGKKVKKDRSIGGSYATSFLYQFRILSKRAFQNVIRNPIASVGNLAINLFVGIIFGVLYFQTDDTAQTGTQNRFGVLFFITTNLMFGSISSIEVFVKERDIFIHEYVSGYYRVISYFLSKLAADLIPMRTISPIIFCSVTYWMVGLKADAGAFFTFLLLVLLTGYCATSIALFFSATFTTFAVASIFITLVFVFSILFSGLLLNTDTIFPWLAWIKYLSTANYGFSGLAVNEFRYQNFSQCAANNSEGAASLLQFAGSVSSQITTMDNQICTTLTGENFLSESLGIGENGLTDWDLWVNVVALSAITFGMFFLTYVQLRRTKVYT; from the exons atgagcaaaaataaTGTCATCCCACTATCTGTAAGAGTTAAAAATGGCAACAGTATCGTGGAAGATGATAATGTTGACTCAGTGTCCTTGCAAATCGATTCGAAAAATACTTCTGATGAAAGAAGATCTGTTATGTCATTCCACAATCTCAATTACTCTGTTGATATTAAGCAAGGTGCTTGTGGCAGTTGTCGGGCGTCCACTCGCAAACAGATTTTAAGTGATGTCAG TGGTATCATGAAACCTGGGCTGAATGCTATCATGGGGCCAACTGGAAGTGGAAAATCATC GTTGCTGGACATTTTAGCTGGCCGAAAAGACCCAGCAGGATTAACTGGTCAAGTTTTGATCAACTCAAAACCTCTTCCTACAAACTTTAAGCGTATAAGTGGTTATGTTGTACAG CAAGATATAGTGCTTGGCACTCTTTCTGTCCGCGAAAATCTTTGGTTTTCTGCTAATTTGCGACTTCCAAGGTCTGTGTCAAAAGAACAGAAAAGCCGCAGAATTGACGAGATCTTATACGACCTGGGTCTCACCAACTGTGCTGATACCAAA GTTGGAAATGAAATCATTCGAGGAATTTCAGGAGGTGAAAAGAAACGAGCTTCTATCGGCATGGAGCTCATCACTGCTCCAACGGTGTTATTCCTTGATGAACCCACTACAGGGTTGGACGCATCCACAGCAAATGCTGTCATGATTCTTCTAAAGAG GCTTGGTAATCGAGGCCGAACAATCATCTTGTCAATTCACCAACCTCGATACAGTATTTTCCGACTTTTTGACACTCTCACCCTCCTTTCACTTGGAAAAGTTGCTTATCATGGACCTTATGACCAAGCTTTGCCCTACTTTGAAAGCCTTG GTTATCACTGTGAAGAACACAACAATCCTGCTGACTTTTTTCTCGATGTAATAAATGGAGACTCTACTGCTTTGGCAAGTGTAGAAGATGTCaaag tttccGAAGAAGTTGTTGACCTAGCTAAAGAGAAACCTTCAAGTTTAGCGGATCAACTAAATGAGAAGTTTGTGAAATCAGACATTTTTGAATCTACGCAGAAGAATCTTTCAGTCTTATTAGACAAATCATCTG gaaaaaaggttaaaaaagaTCGAAGTATTGGTGGTTCCTATGCAACATCTTTCCTCTACCAGTTTAGAATACTTTCCAAGAGAGCTTTTCAAAACGTTATTCGGAACCCTATTGCTTCTGTTGGAAAC cTTGctattaatttgtttgttggCATTATATTTGGAGTTTTATATTTCCAAACTGATGACACTGCACAAACAGGAACACAAAACAG GTTTGGAGTGCTTTTCTTTATCACGACCAACTTAATGTTTGGCTCTATCAGTTCCAttgaagtttttgttaaaGAGAGAGATATTTTTAT ACATGAGTATGTGTCAGGATACTACAGAGTAATCTCCTACTTCCTCTCAAAGTTGGCCGCGGATCTCATTCCAATGAGGACAATTTCTCCTATTATATTCTGCTCTGTTACGTATTGGATGGTTG GCTTGAAGGCTGATGCTGGAGCTTTCTTCACATTTTTGTTGCTGGTTCTGCTCACTGGCTACTGTGCCACTTCCATTGCTCTCTTCTTCTCGGCTACATTTACAACCTTTGCAGTTGCAAGCATTTTTATCACTCTTGTCTTTGTGTTTTCAATT cttttctCCGGATTGCTCTTAAATACTGATACCATCTTTCCCTGGTTGGCATGGATCAAATACTTGAGTACAGCCAATTACGGTTTCTCG GGATTAGCAGTGAATGAGTTTCGATATCAGAACTTTTCACAGTGTGCTGCCAACAACAGTGAAGGTGCTGCGTCCCTTCTGCAATTTGCGGGTTCAGTGAGCAGCCAGATTACAACGATGGACAATCAAATTTG CACAACTCTCACCGGTGAAAATTTTCTATCTGAATCGTTGGGAATTGGCGAAAACGGCCTTACGGACTGGGATCTTTGGGTTAATGTCGTCGCTTTGTCTGCTATCACATTTGGCATGTTTTTCCTGACGTACGTTCAGCTGAGACGAACAAAGGTTTACACATGA